A single window of Dermacentor albipictus isolate Rhodes 1998 colony chromosome 1, USDA_Dalb.pri_finalv2, whole genome shotgun sequence DNA harbors:
- the LOC135907587 gene encoding uncharacterized protein isoform X2 — MAKLARRGFPSTAASRWTEPRQELAEVAQTREKKQPPDQYLGIDTATLYSLSLQSEAAEGGDQRASWAPFVYAAGGSAYGPQREGSGARKMTEEARTTESPPSLRTTTGQLATAPARGSSEGSGSSRSHSGHTTASSSHQGSDTDTAADALTTHSAQPEEDRA, encoded by the exons atGGCGAAGCTTGCACGGCGTGGCTTTCCCAGCACGGCGGCCTCTCGGTGGACGGAGCCCCGCCAGGAGCTCGCCGAAGTGGCCCAGACGCGTGAGAAAAAGCAGCCACCGGACCAGTATCTGGGCATCGACACGGCCACGCTGTACTCGCTGTCTCTGCAGAGCGAGGCGGCCGAGGGCGGAGATCAGCGGGCCTCGTGGGCCCCTTTTGTCTACGC GGCTGGCGGGAGCGCGTACGGACCACAACGAGAGGGCTCCGGAGCTCGCAAGATGACCGAGGAGGCGAGAACGACGGAGTCGCCACCAAGCCTTCGCACGACCACTGGCCAGCTAGCCACGGCTCCTGCAAGGGGCTCATCCGAAGGTTCTGGCTCATCTCGAAGCCACTCAGGGCACACAACTGCGTCGTCTAGTCACCAGGGAAGCGACACTGACACTGCTGCGGATGCGCTGACAACGCACTCTGCACAGCCTGAAGAGGATCGCGCATGA
- the LOC135907587 gene encoding uncharacterized protein isoform X1 encodes MAKLARRGFPSTAASRWTEPRQELAEVAQTREKKQPPDQYLGIDTATLYSLSLQSEAAEGGDQRASWAPFVYAYGLLVLVLGFLIIYFLIKAGGSAYGPQREGSGARKMTEEARTTESPPSLRTTTGQLATAPARGSSEGSGSSRSHSGHTTASSSHQGSDTDTAADALTTHSAQPEEDRA; translated from the exons atGGCGAAGCTTGCACGGCGTGGCTTTCCCAGCACGGCGGCCTCTCGGTGGACGGAGCCCCGCCAGGAGCTCGCCGAAGTGGCCCAGACGCGTGAGAAAAAGCAGCCACCGGACCAGTATCTGGGCATCGACACGGCCACGCTGTACTCGCTGTCTCTGCAGAGCGAGGCGGCCGAGGGCGGAGATCAGCGGGCCTCGTGGGCCCCTTTTGTCTACGCGTACGGCCTTCTCGTCCTCGTCCTCGGTTTCCTGATCATCTACTTCCTAATCAA GGCTGGCGGGAGCGCGTACGGACCACAACGAGAGGGCTCCGGAGCTCGCAAGATGACCGAGGAGGCGAGAACGACGGAGTCGCCACCAAGCCTTCGCACGACCACTGGCCAGCTAGCCACGGCTCCTGCAAGGGGCTCATCCGAAGGTTCTGGCTCATCTCGAAGCCACTCAGGGCACACAACTGCGTCGTCTAGTCACCAGGGAAGCGACACTGACACTGCTGCGGATGCGCTGACAACGCACTCTGCACAGCCTGAAGAGGATCGCGCATGA